The following is a genomic window from Candidatus Methylomirabilota bacterium.
AGGGGACGAGCTTGATCTCCTGGAGGACCTCGTCGTACCGCCGGCCCATGAACCGCTTGATCGAAAACACGGTGTTCTCGGGATTCGTGATGGCCTGCCGCTTGGCGACCTGACCGACGAGAATCTCGCCGTCCTTCGTGAAACCGACGACGGAAGCCGTCAGCCGACTCCCCTCCTGGTTGGCGATGACAGTGGGGTTGCCGCCCTCCACCACCGCCACCACGGAGTTCGTCGTCCCGAGGTCAATACCGATCACCTTCGCCATGTCCAGTCTCCCTTTTAATCGGAGGGGGCCTCGAGGGCCCCCTCCGAGACCTCCCCCAGTTCGGTGGCGCCGGCAAAGCCGGCGCTCGAAACGCGCGACACCGGGGGCCTACAGCAGGTCGATCTTGATCTCTTTGGGCTTCGCCTCTTCCGCCTTCGGGAGCGTGATCTCCAGCACCCCATCGCGGTAGGTGGCCTTCACCTTGTCTGCCTGCACCGGCACGGGCAGCGGGACAGCGCGCTCGAACTTGCCGTAGACACGCTCCAGCCGGTGATAGTTCTCATCCTTCAGTTCCCGGTCCCACTTGCGCTCGCCCTTCACGGTGAGGACATCGCCCGTGATCGCGACGCTGACCTCCTTCTCCCGAACGCCGGGGAGCTCGAAGGTCACGTGGAGATCGTCCTTGGTCTCGTACATGTCGCAGAGCGGAAGCCACACCCGCTCCGCGGTCGCTACCGCGGACGGCCGGCCGAAGAAGTTGTCGAACAGTCGGTTCATCTCCTGTGAATCTCGGTCACGTCGTGGAACGGCTCCCAACGCTCCCGGGTGTTTGCGAACGGACGCCAACGATCGATCGTCATAGTCAGTCCCCTCCTTTGCGGTTTCGCCGGCCCTCCCTGCCGGCCTTGGAGATTGAGTCCACTGTTCGTATATCAGGTGAGTCCATATCTGTCAAGATGTGGAGCCTAACATACCGGAAGCATGGAATGTAACTACCTAACTTTCAAGGATTTTAAGAGTATCCATGCTATCGTCTGGCAATGCGACTCGGCTGTGGTGGCTGCCTGGTGGCCTTTCTCTGCCTCGTGGTTCTCCTGGCTGCTGGGTTTGCCGGGTTTTTCTGGTTCCTCCTCGGAGTCTTCGAACAGCCCGACCTCCAGACGGTGGCGGTGACCCCGGCGGACTGGCGGAGCGCCCAGCAAAAGATCTACGCGCTTGCCAGGCGTGGTCGAGCCAGCTTAGGCCGGGGGGGAGGTGGGGCGGAGCCGACCGTGCTCTCCGAGGGGGAGATCAACGCCTTCCTGTCACGCCACCTCGCGGACGCCGCGGACCTGCCGCTCACCGCGGTCACCATTCGATTTCGGGACGATGCCACGGTCGAGTTCGCGGGCCGCGTTCCCCTGCGCGCCATCCTGACGGAACCGCCGATGCCCCGGCTCGTCGAGATGCTGCCCACGCGTTGGCTCGAGCGCCCGCTGTGGCTGCACCTCCGCGCCCGCGCGCGCCTCGAGCTGACCGGGGGCCGCCAGCGCCGTTATCTCCGGCTCGAGGTCACCCACTTCTGGCTTGGGCAGCGGCGACTCCCCGCATTTCTGCTCCGTCTCATCGTGAATCCGGCAGCGCTGCGGTTACTGCGCTCGCCAGTCCCGGAGACGATGGAGGGGCTCGTGGTCGAACCCGGGCGCGTCCTGATCAGGACCGCGTCGTAGCCCGTACGTACCGGAGCTGGAGGTCGTAGATCAGTCCCTCCAGCATCTGAGTCTCCTCGGCGGTCCGGTGGCCCTCCGTCTTCTCGCGCAGGAGGATGAGCGTGTCGACGAGCTCCGCCGCTTGCTGGGGATCGCGTTCGGTCTGGCCCGTGGTGGGATCTGGTACCCCTTCCAGCGCAGCCACCGCGAAGCTCGCGAGCATCATGAAGAGGCCCATCAGGGTCCGCTCCCGGGGTGGAGCCTGAGGTTCCGGCGCCGCCTGCCGCTCCCGGGGTGGAGCCTGAGGTTCCGGGACCTGCCGCCCCTCCTGGGGGGCCGGCCGGCGCTCTTCGGCCGACGGCGATGGCTCCTCACCCCGGCCGCGCCGGTCCCTCACCTGGAAGCCCTGGTCGAAGTCGCGCTCGGCCATATGCGTCAACGTAGCATACGCGGAAATGGCTGCTGTATAATCACTTCACCCTCAAGTGCGGACATGACCGAGTCCCCCAGTACCCTCTTCGAACGTCTCGTCGACATCATGGCGCGCCTGCGTGGACCGGATGGCTGTCCGTGGGACCGCGAACAAACCCGAACCTCCTTGAAGGCGTACCTCATCGAGGAGGCCTACGAGGTCCTCGAAGCGCTGGAGACGAGCGACAGCGCGCACCTGCAGGAAGAGCTCGGCGACCTGCTGTTCCAGGTGGTGTTTCACTGCCAGATCGCGACGGAACGCGGCGAATTCACCATGACGGATGTGCTTCGCCGCCTCGTCGCCAAGATGGTGAGCCGCCACCCGCACGTGTTCGGTGACGCCTCGGTGGCCACGCCCCAGGAAGCGCTGGCGCAGTGGGAAGCGCTCAAGCAGCGCGAGGCTGTTGCGGAAGGCCGACGGCGGTCGGTGATCGACGGGGTCCCGCGGGCCCTGCCCGCCCTGCTCCGGGCCCAGCGCGTCCAGACAAAAGCGGCGCGCGTGCGCTTCGATTGGCCCGACGCGCCCGCCGCCTGGGAGAAGGTCGAGGAGGAGGTCCGGGAAGCCGCCACGGCGATCGCGGGCCGCGATCAGGACCGGATCGCGGAGGAGCTGGGCGATGTCTTCTTTTCGCTCGTGAACGTGGCCCGACTGGCGGGCATCGACGCGGAGGAGGCGCTGGGCCGAGCCATCGAAAAATTCCGCCGCCGCTTCACCGAGATGGAGGTCGACCTGATCGCTCGAGGCAAGTCCATGGAAAACGTATCCCAGGAAGAGCTCGAGCATTCGTGGGAGGCCGCGAAGGCCCGGGAGCGGGCGGGCGAGCGCGAGGCGCCGGCCCCAGGCAAGCCTGAGTCATGAAGCTCAAGATCGGCGGCGCGAGCATCTCGATCGAACGCGGAGACATCACCGACCGGGAGGTCGATGCGATCGTCAACGCGGCCAACTCGACCCTGGCGATGGGTGCCGGCGTCGCCGGCGCCATCAAACGCAAGGGCGGCGTCATCATCGAAGAAGAGGCGATGCGGCAGGGGCCGGTGGAGGTAGGGGAAGCGGTGCTGACCACCGGCGGCAACCTGGCGGCGACGCACGTCATCCACGCGGCGGTCATGGGCCCCGATCTCCAGACCGACGCCGAGAAGATCGGGAAGACGACGCGGGCCGTGCTCGCCGTGGCCGACAAGCATCGGATCACGTCCCTGGCCCTGCCCGCGCTCGGCACGGGTGTGGGCCACGTTCCCCCGCCCATTTCCGCCGAGGCGATGCTCAAGGAGGTCGTGGGCCACCTCAAAGGCGGCCATAGTAGCCTCAAGCGCGTAGTCTTCGTGCTGTATCAGGACGACGCCCACCGAGCCTTTTCAGATACGTTGAAACGGCTGGGCGGAGTACAGTAAAAAAGTCTTAATGGCGCACACGAAGGCGCATACGAAGCTGGGGCAATCTCCGACCCGGCGACTCGGAGATCTCCTGGTCGCCGAAGGACTGATCAGCCAAGACCAGCTCCTGCGCGCGCTGGCCGATCAGAAGGGCACGAGCGAGAAGCTCGGGTCCGTGCTCCTCCGGCTCAACCTTCTGAGCGAAGAGCAGCTCATCGGGTTCCTCTCACGTCAGTACGGCATCCCGTCGATCACGTTGTCGCAGCTGGACGTCGAACCGGAGGTCCTCCGCCTCGTACCCGCTCCGATCGCCAAGAAGTACGAGGTCCTCCCCGTCAAGCGTGTCGGGGGCACGCTGACCCTCGCCATGGCGGATCCCACCAATGTCTTCGCCCTCGACGACGTCGCATTCATGACGAACCTACAGGTGCTGCCCGTGGTCGCCTCCCAGGCCGCGATCCGCAAGGCGATCGACCGGAACTACGAAAGCCAGTCGGGGGGCATCACGGAGGTCCTCACCGAGCTGAGCAGCGAAGTCGCCGCCTCCAGCGTCGAGGTGGTCGAGGACCAGGAGATCGGTGGCAAGGCCGACGTCTTCGAGCTGAGGGAGTCGGCGGACGAGGCCCCGGTGGTGAAGCTGGTGAACATGGTGCTGGTGGACGCCATCCAGAAGGGGTCGTCGGACGTCCACTTCGAGCCGTACGAGAAGGTGTTCCGGGTGCGGTTCCGCATCGACGGGGTGCTGCACGAGATGCTGGCGCCGCCCAAGAAGCTGGAGCCGGCCATCATCTCGCGGCTGAAGATCATGGCCAACCTGGACATCGCGGAGCGGCGGATGCCCCAGGACGGGCGCATCAAGCTGCGCTACAACACGCGGGAGATCGACTTCCGGGTCTCGGTGCTGCCGACGATCTTCGGCGAGAAGGCCGTGCTGCGCATCCTGGACAAGGACGCGCTGAAGCTGGACCTCACCCAGCTGGGCTTCGACGCCTGGTCGCTGGAGCAGTTCACCAAGGCCATCAAGCAGC
Proteins encoded in this region:
- a CDS encoding macro domain-containing protein, whose amino-acid sequence is MKLKIGGASISIERGDITDREVDAIVNAANSTLAMGAGVAGAIKRKGGVIIEEEAMRQGPVEVGEAVLTTGGNLAATHVIHAAVMGPDLQTDAEKIGKTTRAVLAVADKHRITSLALPALGTGVGHVPPPISAEAMLKEVVGHLKGGHSSLKRVVFVLYQDDAHRAFSDTLKRLGGVQ
- the mazG gene encoding nucleoside triphosphate pyrophosphohydrolase; the encoded protein is MTESPSTLFERLVDIMARLRGPDGCPWDREQTRTSLKAYLIEEAYEVLEALETSDSAHLQEELGDLLFQVVFHCQIATERGEFTMTDVLRRLVAKMVSRHPHVFGDASVATPQEALAQWEALKQREAVAEGRRRSVIDGVPRALPALLRAQRVQTKAARVRFDWPDAPAAWEKVEEEVREAATAIAGRDQDRIAEELGDVFFSLVNVARLAGIDAEEALGRAIEKFRRRFTEMEVDLIARGKSMENVSQEELEHSWEAAKARERAGEREAPAPGKPES
- a CDS encoding DUF1844 domain-containing protein, which gives rise to MAERDFDQGFQVRDRRGRGEEPSPSAEERRPAPQEGRQVPEPQAPPRERQAAPEPQAPPRERTLMGLFMMLASFAVAALEGVPDPTTGQTERDPQQAAELVDTLILLREKTEGHRTAEETQMLEGLIYDLQLRYVRATTRS
- the pilB gene encoding type IV-A pilus assembly ATPase PilB, with the protein product MAHTKAHTKLGQSPTRRLGDLLVAEGLISQDQLLRALADQKGTSEKLGSVLLRLNLLSEEQLIGFLSRQYGIPSITLSQLDVEPEVLRLVPAPIAKKYEVLPVKRVGGTLTLAMADPTNVFALDDVAFMTNLQVLPVVASQAAIRKAIDRNYESQSGGITEVLTELSSEVAASSVEVVEDQEIGGKADVFELRESADEAPVVKLVNMVLVDAIQKGSSDVHFEPYEKVFRVRFRIDGVLHEMLAPPKKLEPAIISRLKIMANLDIAERRMPQDGRIKLRYNTREIDFRVSVLPTIFGEKAVLRILDKDALKLDLTQLGFDAWSLEQFTKAIKQPYGMVLITGPTGSGKTTTLYSAIHTINSPDVNIMTAEDPVEYNLKGVNQVQVNEAVGRTFAAALRSFLRQDPDVILVGETRDLETAQISVRAALTGHLVFSTLHTNDCPSTIARLVDMGIPPFLVASSLQLILAQRLGRKVCKDCREPYAADEDSLAPYGHQPEGRGRVQLFKGKGCPNCNFTGMKGRVAFYEVMPITQELRDLILKAAPTADIRATAQAQGLKTLRQAGLIKVLEGVTTVDEVLRVTVAE
- a CDS encoding Hsp20/alpha crystallin family protein, which produces MNRLFDNFFGRPSAVATAERVWLPLCDMYETKDDLHVTFELPGVREKEVSVAITGDVLTVKGERKWDRELKDENYHRLERVYGKFERAVPLPVPVQADKVKATYRDGVLEITLPKAEEAKPKEIKIDLL